A stretch of DNA from Maridesulfovibrio sp.:
CCTGCGTCCTATGTAGTAAAATCCATTGGATGTGTTGCCGTTCATCGTGGTATAAACCACCTTTTCGAATTCCACGGTTGTGAAGGAATCAAGCAGGCTGACAATCCTCTCTTCGGAAAAATGGCGCAGCACTCCTCCTCCCTCCAATTCAAAAACACCGTAGCAGCCGTGCTTCGGTTCATACTTTGCGTAGCGGTCAAGATTGCGCTGATCCGAGTTGAGCATAAAATCGTTGATGTATAAAATTCCGCCCGGCTTAAGGACCCTGCGGATTTCATCCACAAGAGCACTCTGCTCTCCGTCCGTGGGAATGCAGGTCAGCACGGCTATCAGCAGCACTGCGTCAAAACGGTTATCTTCAAATGGAATAACGCCGTTCTCCAGCGACGAAACAAAAGCAGAGCAGCTGAGTTCTTCCGCCCTTGCCCTGAGACCGGCTGAAGGCTCCACTCCATGCACATCTGCGTAGCCTGTCCGGCGCAATTCGTTAATTATCCTTCCATAACCGCACCCTACATCCAGAACGGCAGCTTCCGGTGAAACATATTTACTGAAAATATCCAGCTTGAAAGGCGTGGTGAAATTCTTTTCCGCCCCCTTGCCTTCCCAGTATTCAAGACAATTTATTTTATCCGAATCCACTTCATGAACCTCCATAATTAAACGGGTTGGCAGGTGTACTACCCCAAATCGACAACACAATCAAAAACGATGACGAAGAAAACGGAATATATCTGCACTCCATCAGCAGCATCACAACAAGTTGATTTTTAATGCCAAAAACATCTTTTACAGATTCCGCAGGGGCACAGGACACCAAAACGTATCGTGATCGTCACAAGACCGGGATCAATATGCGGACGAGGATGCGTATAAGCCACATAGTCAAAATTTCAATAACTGCTTTCAACATGTATTTGGAGGTTAGTCATGAATTCAGCTCACAAAGCAATCATCAAAAAACATCTTGAACAGAAACTC
This window harbors:
- a CDS encoding class I SAM-dependent methyltransferase, with the protein product MDSDKINCLEYWEGKGAEKNFTTPFKLDIFSKYVSPEAAVLDVGCGYGRIINELRRTGYADVHGVEPSAGLRARAEELSCSAFVSSLENGVIPFEDNRFDAVLLIAVLTCIPTDGEQSALVDEIRRVLKPGGILYINDFMLNSDQRNLDRYAKYEPKHGCYGVFELEGGGVLRHFSEERIVSLLDSFTTVEFEKVVYTTMNGNTSNGFYYIGRR